The following are from one region of the Ptychodera flava strain L36383 chromosome 15, AS_Pfla_20210202, whole genome shotgun sequence genome:
- the LOC139152026 gene encoding ras-related protein Rap-2a-like, with protein MPRSRSLKERFSDENLNVKESKRLVVMGAAGVGKSSVISQFLYGKFDEKYRETVEDLHTREFDINGHTLHLEVLDTSGSFSFPAMRKLSIASGDVFVLVYAISDKESLEEVTRLRNQILEQKGGKATSIIVVGNKSDLEEERKVEKDDVESLTYQWDLEHIETSAKDNSNIERVFKEVLKSAKLPTHLMSSILIRQKSLPSEIHQPKDRHGQKKEACVIS; from the coding sequence ATGCCTAGAAGTCGATCCCTCAAAGAAAGGTTTTCCGATGAGAACCTGAACGTGAAAGAGAGCAAGCGACTGGTTGTCATGGGAGCTGCCGGCGTGGGCAAGTCGTCGGTCATTTCACAGTTTCTGTACGGCAAATTCGATGAGAAGTACAGGGAGACTGTAGAAGATCTCCACACGCGGGAATTCGACATCAACGGCCACACACTTCATCTAGAGGTTCTCGATACCTCTGGATCATTCTCCTTCCCGGCCATGCGCAAGCTCTCCATAGCCTCTGGCGATGTATTCGTGCTTGTGTATGCCATCAGCGACAAAGAATCCCTGGAAGAAGTGACGAGGTTACGAAATCAGATTCTGGAGCAGAAGGGTGGGAAGGCGACATCCATCATCGTGGTTGGCAACAAGAGCGATTTAGAGGAAGAACGTAAAGTCGAAAAGGACGACGTCGAAAGTCTCACTTATCAGTGGGACTTGGAGCACATTGAGACTTCAGCAAAGGACAATTCTAACATTGAACGCGTCTTCAAAGAAGTGTTGAAGTCAGCCAAGCTACCAACTCATCTAATGAGCTCTATTCTAATCAGACAAAAAAGTTTACCGAGTGAAATTCACCAACCAAAAGACAGGCACGGCCAAAAGAAAGAAGCATGCGTCATATCGTGA